Proteins from a single region of Abyssalbus ytuae:
- a CDS encoding M20 metallopeptidase family protein — MNYLNKGLKLAGYICSFLMMVPGWGQIKEGSVHETIQHQTESIFDSLVQIRRNIHEYPEVAGNEKRTSALVKEYLLRLGMEVKTNIGGYGVVGILKGDKKGKKIAWRADMDALSSDIAETSEFASNNKGVRHICGHDVHTTIALGMANVLAGHKDKIQGTVYFIFQPSEENYQGAQAMINDGLYEIISPDEIYATHISPMPSGLVATKSGYLFADYKQINITYKGSNENESVIKFTENLVSDLQNVAAESKFRDTRNLMDSDIGIGNPSTIYKNYLTVGKHFETKQKDKKLTVSAFLSASSKELMDSVPAMMRQKIEQSEFAGLLLDIEYSSPRFEYSTERGNILNDEHLTPQSIETLAGIYGKSSIIPLFGVIPDGRGDDFAYFQEKTPGIYFLLGGSDFQKEIIAMPHSPNFMVDEQCIKTGVNYFSSMIWERLNTP; from the coding sequence ATGAATTATTTAAATAAAGGGTTGAAATTAGCAGGCTACATCTGTTCTTTTTTAATGATGGTTCCGGGTTGGGGACAAATTAAAGAGGGTTCCGTGCATGAAACCATTCAACATCAAACCGAAAGTATTTTTGACAGTCTTGTGCAAATAAGAAGGAACATACATGAATACCCGGAGGTAGCGGGCAACGAAAAGAGAACTTCTGCACTTGTTAAGGAGTATTTGCTACGCCTGGGGATGGAAGTAAAAACCAACATTGGCGGGTATGGGGTTGTTGGTATTTTAAAGGGGGACAAGAAAGGGAAAAAAATTGCCTGGCGTGCTGATATGGATGCGCTTTCATCAGATATTGCCGAAACTTCGGAATTTGCATCAAACAACAAGGGTGTAAGGCATATTTGCGGGCATGATGTACATACCACTATTGCACTTGGTATGGCCAATGTGCTTGCCGGACATAAGGATAAAATACAGGGCACGGTTTATTTTATCTTTCAGCCTTCCGAAGAAAATTACCAGGGGGCACAGGCCATGATAAATGATGGATTATATGAAATTATATCGCCTGATGAGATTTATGCAACCCATATTTCACCTATGCCATCGGGACTGGTAGCTACAAAATCCGGTTATTTATTTGCCGATTATAAACAGATAAATATTACTTATAAAGGGAGTAATGAAAATGAATCTGTTATAAAATTTACTGAAAACCTGGTTTCCGACCTTCAGAATGTGGCTGCCGAAAGTAAATTTCGGGATACAAGAAACCTGATGGATTCTGATATTGGGATAGGAAACCCGAGCACTATTTACAAAAACTACCTGACTGTAGGCAAACATTTTGAAACCAAACAGAAGGATAAAAAATTAACTGTAAGTGCCTTTTTGAGCGCAAGCAGTAAAGAGCTGATGGATTCGGTTCCGGCAATGATGCGGCAAAAAATTGAACAATCGGAATTTGCAGGCCTTCTGCTGGATATTGAATATTCATCTCCCCGGTTTGAGTACTCCACCGAAAGAGGAAATATACTGAATGACGAACACCTGACCCCCCAAAGCATAGAAACCCTGGCGGGCATTTACGGAAAATCTTCCATTATACCTTTATTTGGGGTAATACCTGACGGGCGGGGTGATGATTTTGCTTATTTTCAGGAAAAAACACCCGGTATATACTTTTTACTGGGAGGGTCGGATTTTCAAAAAGAAATAATTGCTATGCCACATTCACCTAATTTTATGGTGGACGAACAGTGTATTAAAACAGGAGTAAATTATTTTTCGTCCATGATATGGGAACGGCTCAACACACCTTAA
- the ccoS gene encoding cbb3-type cytochrome oxidase assembly protein CcoS: MSVIYILITVSIFVAVVFLVAFIVAVKNGQFDDSYTPSVRMLFEDELVKEESESNSKSKQS; this comes from the coding sequence ATGAGTGTAATATATATTCTAATTACAGTTAGCATTTTTGTGGCTGTTGTTTTCTTAGTTGCATTTATTGTGGCAGTAAAGAACGGGCAGTTTGATGATAGTTACACTCCCTCGGTTCGTATGCTCTTTGAAGACGAACTGGTAAAAGAAGAATCAGAGTCCAATTCAAAATCAAAACAATCATAA
- a CDS encoding Crp/Fnr family transcriptional regulator, protein MQETNKQYFDSYLNQFTHSAPEEIDFIRPHLTIEKLDKGDFYLQKGEVQIQMGFVYEGLLRRYFINDRGNEKTTGFVKENEFATDYPAFIRQKPTKYFIQCLEPSILVMLPFDIIVESYKKFKNSEMYGRLVAEKVLTILSDRVEGFLFNTAEERYMAFISENPDLMNRISLTHLSSFLGIERQSLSRIRKRITEK, encoded by the coding sequence ATGCAGGAAACCAATAAACAATATTTTGATTCATACTTAAACCAGTTCACTCACTCCGCCCCGGAAGAAATAGATTTTATTCGTCCGCATTTAACGATAGAAAAACTTGATAAAGGTGATTTTTACCTGCAAAAAGGAGAAGTACAAATACAAATGGGGTTTGTTTATGAGGGGCTTTTAAGGCGGTATTTTATTAATGACAGGGGGAATGAAAAAACCACGGGTTTTGTTAAAGAAAATGAATTTGCTACGGATTATCCTGCTTTTATAAGACAAAAACCTACCAAATATTTTATACAATGTTTAGAACCTTCCATACTGGTTATGCTACCCTTTGATATTATAGTGGAGAGTTATAAAAAGTTTAAAAACAGCGAAATGTACGGCCGCCTTGTCGCCGAAAAGGTGCTTACCATTTTAAGCGACCGGGTGGAAGGCTTTTTGTTTAACACCGCCGAAGAAAGATACATGGCCTTTATTTCTGAAAATCCTGATTTAATGAACCGTATAAGCCTTACACATTTATCGTCATTTTTAGGAATAGAAAGACAATCGTTAAGCAGGATACGGAAAAGAATTACAGAAAAGTGA
- a CDS encoding OmpA family protein: MKRIFILTILSSITIFACKDGKKVNSGEKVEVEETHDSSENESVEVSTNKEEKKEFSWDDIPESTSDIGEYPYITPPKGMKINENNSDTESYDFHKLEMFDGNSFFDIEGRVEKMGIMTEGNKEWNQYLFDKSVQDYLNSIGAKLIFDGKIPDELVNQKGESVNDRYTYFNNFYVGDIVNYPIKMYVLKTPAKRIGFQIYSNSVTAQIGAVEAKDFVQTIEKITADDILKEISDKGFATLHINFDTGKSRIKADSYEIITEIVKMMKANPDMKISIEGHTDNVGDEASNMKLSDNRAKSVLIAITDEGVDESRLKSEGFGASKPVADNSTEEGKAENRRVELRKL; the protein is encoded by the coding sequence ATGAAAAGAATATTTATCCTAACTATATTATCATCAATTACAATTTTTGCTTGTAAAGATGGAAAAAAAGTAAATTCCGGTGAGAAAGTGGAGGTAGAAGAAACCCATGATTCGAGTGAAAATGAATCAGTAGAAGTTTCCACAAACAAAGAAGAAAAAAAAGAATTCTCTTGGGATGATATTCCGGAATCAACGTCAGATATAGGTGAATACCCTTATATAACCCCTCCTAAAGGCATGAAAATTAACGAAAACAACAGCGATACCGAATCTTATGACTTTCACAAACTGGAAATGTTTGATGGCAACTCTTTCTTTGATATCGAGGGGCGTGTGGAAAAAATGGGAATAATGACAGAAGGGAATAAAGAATGGAACCAATACCTTTTTGACAAAAGTGTACAAGATTACTTAAATTCTATTGGTGCTAAGCTCATTTTTGACGGTAAAATTCCTGACGAGTTAGTGAATCAAAAAGGTGAGTCCGTAAACGACCGTTATACCTATTTCAATAATTTTTATGTTGGAGATATTGTAAATTACCCTATTAAAATGTACGTGTTAAAAACCCCTGCCAAAAGAATAGGGTTTCAGATATACTCTAATTCGGTAACTGCACAAATTGGTGCTGTAGAAGCCAAAGATTTTGTTCAAACAATAGAAAAGATAACTGCTGATGATATTCTCAAAGAAATTAGCGACAAGGGTTTTGCAACATTACATATAAATTTTGATACGGGAAAATCGAGAATCAAAGCCGATTCGTATGAAATTATCACTGAAATTGTTAAAATGATGAAAGCCAACCCGGATATGAAAATAAGCATAGAAGGCCATACCGATAATGTTGGAGATGAAGCCTCTAATATGAAATTATCTGATAATAGAGCAAAATCTGTTCTCATAGCAATTACAGATGAAGGTGTTGATGAATCCAGGTTAAAAAGTGAAGGATTTGGCGCATCTAAACCTGTTGCCGATAATTCTACAGAGGAAGGTAAAGCTGAAAACAGACGCGTTGAACTTAGAAAATTATAG